A window from Thermococcus sp. encodes these proteins:
- a CDS encoding cyclic 2,3-diphosphoglycerate synthase codes for MAEKKKKRVLILGAAGRDFHNFNVFFRDNPEYEVVAFTATQIPDIEGRIYPPELAGELYPNGIPIWSEDNMEKIIKEHDIDIVVFAYSDVSHEHVMHLASRAHSAGADFWLLGPKSTMLKSSKPVVAVTAVRTGCGKSQTSRKVAQLLQEMGYKVVAIRHPMPYGDLRKQVVQRFATFEDLDKYECTIEEREEYEPYIERGMVVYAGVDYEKILREAEKEADIILWDGGNNDFPFYEPDLWIVVTDPHRPGHELKYHPGETNFRSADVIIINKIDTANRDDIQKVRENIEKVNPNATVIEAASPIFVDNPELIKGKRVLVVEDGPTLTHGGMKYGAGYVAAKKFGAKEIIDPRPYAVGSIVETYKKYPHLDVILPAMGYGKKQIKELEETINKADADVVIMGTPVDLRRFMKLNKPAVRVRYELEEIGQPKLKDILENWVKNCEKLKKE; via the coding sequence ATGGCCGAAAAGAAAAAGAAGAGGGTTCTGATTCTTGGAGCGGCCGGAAGGGACTTCCACAACTTCAACGTGTTCTTCAGGGACAATCCGGAATACGAGGTCGTGGCCTTCACCGCAACCCAGATTCCGGACATTGAGGGAAGAATTTACCCGCCCGAGCTTGCCGGCGAGCTCTATCCGAACGGAATTCCCATCTGGAGCGAGGACAACATGGAGAAGATAATCAAGGAGCACGACATTGACATAGTTGTCTTCGCCTACTCCGATGTCTCCCATGAGCACGTCATGCACCTCGCGAGCAGGGCCCACAGCGCTGGAGCCGACTTCTGGCTCCTCGGTCCAAAGAGCACCATGCTCAAGTCCAGCAAACCCGTCGTGGCCGTAACAGCTGTGAGAACCGGTTGTGGAAAGAGCCAGACGAGTAGAAAGGTCGCCCAGCTCCTCCAGGAGATGGGATACAAAGTTGTTGCGATAAGGCACCCGATGCCCTACGGAGACCTTAGAAAGCAGGTCGTCCAGCGCTTTGCCACCTTCGAGGACCTCGACAAGTACGAGTGCACCATCGAGGAGCGCGAGGAGTACGAGCCCTACATCGAGAGGGGAATGGTTGTCTATGCTGGCGTTGACTACGAGAAGATTCTTCGCGAAGCGGAAAAGGAAGCGGACATAATCCTCTGGGACGGAGGAAACAACGACTTCCCGTTCTACGAGCCGGACCTCTGGATAGTCGTTACCGACCCGCACAGGCCGGGTCACGAGCTCAAGTACCACCCCGGTGAGACCAACTTCAGGAGTGCTGATGTTATAATCATCAACAAGATAGACACCGCCAACAGGGACGACATTCAGAAGGTCAGGGAAAACATCGAGAAGGTCAACCCGAATGCAACGGTTATCGAGGCGGCCTCGCCGATATTCGTTGACAACCCCGAGCTCATAAAGGGCAAGCGCGTTCTCGTCGTTGAGGACGGACCGACGCTTACCCACGGTGGAATGAAGTACGGAGCCGGCTACGTTGCAGCCAAGAAGTTCGGAGCGAAGGAAATCATTGATCCAAGGCCTTACGCCGTCGGTTCAATTGTCGAGACCTACAAGAAGTACCCGCACCTCGACGTTATCCTTCCTGCAATGGGATACGGCAAGAAGCAGATTAAGGAGCTCGAGGAGACAATCAACAAGGCCGATGCGGATGTGGTCATCATGGGCACTCCAGTTGACCTCCGCAGGTTCATGAAGCTCAACAAGCCCGCTGTAAGGGTCCGCTACGAGCTCGAGGAAATCGGCCAGCCCAAGCTCAAAGATATCCTCGAGAACTGGGTCAAGAACTGCGAGAAGCTCAAGAAGGAGTGA
- a CDS encoding type II toxin-antitoxin system VapC family toxin yields the protein MSFAYVIPLTDEIADVAIELRRKVSIKLPDAVIAATALLHNLTLVTRNVKDFEKVKGLRIYNPFEKVDERN from the coding sequence ATAAGCTTCGCGTATGTCATACCGCTCACAGATGAGATAGCCGACGTTGCCATCGAACTCAGGAGGAAGGTCAGCATAAAGCTTCCTGACGCGGTTATAGCGGCTACGGCACTTCTACACAACCTGACGCTAGTTACGAGGAACGTCAAAGACTTCGAGAAAGTGAAGGGACTGAGGATATACAACCCATTCGAAAAGGTTGATGAGAGAAATTAG
- a CDS encoding alanyl-tRNA editing protein, translating to MSDVEVRTHTALHVVKGAVVKVLGEEAKWTASVYVNGNHGRLTVKFNRKPSPEEIAEIELLANEKVRENVPVKVYELPREEAERRFGEDMYDLFPVPEDVRTLKVVVIEDWNVNACNKEHTKTTGEIGEIKIRKIRFRRSKELLEISFDVVD from the coding sequence ATGAGTGACGTTGAGGTTAGAACGCACACAGCCCTGCACGTCGTCAAGGGTGCCGTTGTTAAAGTTCTTGGAGAGGAAGCCAAGTGGACGGCGAGCGTTTATGTGAACGGGAACCACGGCAGGCTGACCGTTAAGTTCAACAGAAAACCTTCGCCTGAGGAGATAGCGGAGATTGAGTTGCTGGCTAACGAGAAAGTAAGGGAAAACGTCCCCGTGAAGGTCTATGAACTGCCGAGGGAAGAGGCAGAGAGGCGCTTTGGTGAAGATATGTACGACCTTTTCCCGGTTCCTGAAGATGTGAGGACGCTTAAAGTTGTAGTCATCGAGGACTGGAACGTCAACGCCTGCAATAAAGAGCACACGAAGACAACGGGAGAAATCGGGGAGATAAAAATCAGAAAGATCCGCTTCAGGAGGAGTAAAGAGCTTTTGGAGATTAGCTTTGACGTTGTGGACTGA